A portion of the Colius striatus isolate bColStr4 chromosome 1, bColStr4.1.hap1, whole genome shotgun sequence genome contains these proteins:
- the ENO2 gene encoding gamma-enolase isoform X1 — translation MAVERIHAREILDSRGNPTVEVDLYTHKGMFRAAVPSGASTGIYEALELRDNDKSRFLGKGVLQAVDHINSTVAPALVGSGLSVVDQEKIDNLMLEMDGTENKSKFGANAILGVSLAVCKAGAAEKDVPLYRHIADLAGNSDLILPVPAFNVINGGSHAGNKLAMQEFMILPVGAESFRDAMRIGAEVYHNLKSVIKEKYGKDATNVGDEGGFAPNILENSEALELLKEAIDKAGYTDKIVIGMDVAASEFYRDGKYDLDFKSPDDPSRYISADELGDLYQSFVRDYPVVSIEDPFDQDDWEAWSKFTANVGIQIVGDDLTVTNPKRIERAVEEKACNCLLLKVNQIGSVTEAIQACKLAQENGWGVMVSHRSGETEDTFIADLVVGLCTGQIKTGAPCRSERLAKYNQLMRIEEELGDEARFAGHNFRNPSVL, via the exons ATGGCAGTGGAGAGGATCCATGCCCGCGAGATCCTGGACTCTCGTGGGAACCCCACCGTTGAGGTGGACCTGTACACACACAAAG gCATGTTTCGAGCAGCGGTGCCCAGCGGCGCATCCACTGGTATCTACGAAGCGCTGGAGCTGCGAGACAATGACAAGTCACGTTTCCTTGGAAAAG GGGTCCTGCAGGCCGTGGATCATATCAACAGCACTGTCGCCCCAGCTCTCGTGGGCTCT GGCCTCTCTGTTGTGGATCAGGAGAAGATAGACAACCTGATGCTTGAGATGGATGGCACAGAGAACAAAT CCAAGTTTGGTGCCAACGCCATCCTGGGAGTTTCGCTGGCTGTGTGcaaggcaggagctgcagagaaggaTGTTCCCCTGTACCGGCACATCGCTGACCTGGCCGGCAACTCCGACCTCATTCTTCCTGTGCCA GCTTTCAACGTCATCAACGGAGGTTCCCACGCAGGCAACAAACTGGCCATGCAAGAGTTTATGATCCTGCCTGTGGGAGCTGAAAGCTTCCGCGATGCCATGCGTATCGGGGCTGAGGTCTATCATAACCTCAAGAGTGTCATCAAGGAGAAGTATGGCAAAGATGCTACCAATGTGGGTGACGAGGGAGGCTTTGCCCCCAACATCCTGGAAAATAGTGAAG CTCTGGAGCTCCTCAAGGAAGCTATCGACAAGGCAGGCTACACAGACAAGATTGTCATTGGTATGGATGTGGCAGCCTCCGAGTTCTACCGTGATGGCAAGTATGACCTGGACTTCAAGTCCCCAGATGACCCAAGCCGCTACATTTCTGCAGATGAGCTGGGTGACCTCTACCAAAGCTTCGTACGTGATTATCCAG TGGTCTCCATTGAGGATCCCTTTGACCAAGATGACTGGGAGGCCTGGTCCAAGTTCACAGCCAATGTAGGGATTCAGATAGTGGGAGATGACCTGACAGTGACAAACCCCAAGCGCATCGAGCGAGCTGTCGAAGAGAAGGCTTGCAACTGCCTTCTGCTCAAAGTCAACCAGATTGGATCTGTCACGGAGGCCATTCAAGC CTGCAAGTTGGCCCAGGAGAATGGCTGGGGTGTGATGGTGAGCCACCGGTCTGGGGAGACTGAAGACACCTTCATTGCTGATCTGGTTGTTGGGCTGTGCACCGGGCAG ATAAAGACGGGTGCTCCCTGCAGGTCTGAACGCCTGGCTAAATACAACCAGCTCATGAG gATTGAGGAGGAGCTTGGCGATGAAGCACGCTTTGCTGGACACAACTTCCGCAACCCAAGTGTTCTTTGA
- the ENO2 gene encoding gamma-enolase isoform X2: MPARSWTLVGTPPLRWTCTHTKACFEQRCPAAHPLVSTKRWSCETMTSHVSLEKGLSVVDQEKIDNLMLEMDGTENKSKFGANAILGVSLAVCKAGAAEKDVPLYRHIADLAGNSDLILPVPAFNVINGGSHAGNKLAMQEFMILPVGAESFRDAMRIGAEVYHNLKSVIKEKYGKDATNVGDEGGFAPNILENSEALELLKEAIDKAGYTDKIVIGMDVAASEFYRDGKYDLDFKSPDDPSRYISADELGDLYQSFVRDYPVVSIEDPFDQDDWEAWSKFTANVGIQIVGDDLTVTNPKRIERAVEEKACNCLLLKVNQIGSVTEAIQACKLAQENGWGVMVSHRSGETEDTFIADLVVGLCTGQIKTGAPCRSERLAKYNQLMRIEEELGDEARFAGHNFRNPSVL, translated from the exons ATGCCCGCGAGATCCTGGACTCTCGTGGGAACCCCACCGTTGAGGTGGACCTGTACACACACAAAG gCATGTTTCGAGCAGCGGTGCCCAGCGGCGCATCCACTGGTATCTACGAAGCGCTGGAGCTGCGAGACAATGACAAGTCACGTTTCCTTGGAAAAG GGCCTCTCTGTTGTGGATCAGGAGAAGATAGACAACCTGATGCTTGAGATGGATGGCACAGAGAACAAAT CCAAGTTTGGTGCCAACGCCATCCTGGGAGTTTCGCTGGCTGTGTGcaaggcaggagctgcagagaaggaTGTTCCCCTGTACCGGCACATCGCTGACCTGGCCGGCAACTCCGACCTCATTCTTCCTGTGCCA GCTTTCAACGTCATCAACGGAGGTTCCCACGCAGGCAACAAACTGGCCATGCAAGAGTTTATGATCCTGCCTGTGGGAGCTGAAAGCTTCCGCGATGCCATGCGTATCGGGGCTGAGGTCTATCATAACCTCAAGAGTGTCATCAAGGAGAAGTATGGCAAAGATGCTACCAATGTGGGTGACGAGGGAGGCTTTGCCCCCAACATCCTGGAAAATAGTGAAG CTCTGGAGCTCCTCAAGGAAGCTATCGACAAGGCAGGCTACACAGACAAGATTGTCATTGGTATGGATGTGGCAGCCTCCGAGTTCTACCGTGATGGCAAGTATGACCTGGACTTCAAGTCCCCAGATGACCCAAGCCGCTACATTTCTGCAGATGAGCTGGGTGACCTCTACCAAAGCTTCGTACGTGATTATCCAG TGGTCTCCATTGAGGATCCCTTTGACCAAGATGACTGGGAGGCCTGGTCCAAGTTCACAGCCAATGTAGGGATTCAGATAGTGGGAGATGACCTGACAGTGACAAACCCCAAGCGCATCGAGCGAGCTGTCGAAGAGAAGGCTTGCAACTGCCTTCTGCTCAAAGTCAACCAGATTGGATCTGTCACGGAGGCCATTCAAGC CTGCAAGTTGGCCCAGGAGAATGGCTGGGGTGTGATGGTGAGCCACCGGTCTGGGGAGACTGAAGACACCTTCATTGCTGATCTGGTTGTTGGGCTGTGCACCGGGCAG ATAAAGACGGGTGCTCCCTGCAGGTCTGAACGCCTGGCTAAATACAACCAGCTCATGAG gATTGAGGAGGAGCTTGGCGATGAAGCACGCTTTGCTGGACACAACTTCCGCAACCCAAGTGTTCTTTGA
- the ATN1 gene encoding atrophin-1 produces MFSSNRVKENGGPALKRMKTRQNKDSMSMRSGRKKETPGPREELRSRGRASPGGVSTSSSDGKAEKSRQATKKGRVEESCTPKGSKQGQTEEISESEGEDTNAPKKPKTEELPCPPSPSDVDSLDGHSFNDEMSSDPRDIDQDNRSTSPSVYSPGSVENDSDSSSVLSQGPSHSYHHPPLFPQSPPVAPPPDSLARPPEPNFGLPGEVHPQGPPAGSYHSQLEGQASRIFQPQAPQTPASSSSAVAVPPAPPSSSSSSSSSSSSSSSSSTHAPLYPTANMVQVGAKIASGVGGLPAPGGREQTLSTKHNPPPTTPISLASVVGGLPPQKTPPANPPAAPPASAPSFPHVSANLPPPPALRPLNNTVAASSSPGMVGQALSGHLPSPHGMGQDKAPALAPSRYPYAPPPLPPSSSSAQYPQPSPTQPLPSYSASYGHSFPPPSSLSVSSQPPKYTQPSLPSQPVWSQGPPPYSRPLGNAGSHPAAPFPGQPPHHQQPPQQHHHGHGSSSGGVSPAAAAPPQPPGGYSHSLESNSHHPSHAAYGLRLYPPHSQAAYSQAPSAAAAAPSSSASSSSSSSSSSSSSATSSQGSYPSMCSHPPGQSPATYTFPPPPPPSPAHGAGPPVTSAATTLSTVIATMASPSTAPYKTVSPPVPPSAVTPYGKRAASPVPTFQPPAPYKPGSPPASSAATFRAATPPGYRVASSPVAGGYKASSPAPSSQPPLPGSMAAPAPPPPPLPLSAAQIKQEPLEEYEPPESPVPPARSPSPAPKVVDVPSHASQSARFNKHLDRGFNSCSRTDLYFVPLDGSKLAKKRADLVEKVRREAEQKAREEKEREREREREKEREREKERELERSVKMAQEGRPVECSSLGPVPHRPSFEQGSAVATVPPYLGPDTPALRTLSEYARPHVMSPSNRNHPFYVPLGAVDPSLLGYNVPAIYSSDPATRERELREREARERDLRDRDLRERLKPGFEVKPAELEQLHAVPTAAMDPFPRHGGLSLQTAPGLHPAFPFHPGLGHLERERLALAAGPTLRPDMSYAERLAAERQHAERVAALSNDPLARLQMLNVTPHHHQHSHIHSHLHLHQQDAIHAASASVHPLIDPLASGSHLTRIPYPAGTIPNPLLPHPLHENEVLRHQLFAAPYRDLPGSLSAPMSAAHQLQAMHAQSAELQRLALEQQQWLHAHHPLHGVPLPTQEDYYSHLKKESDKPL; encoded by the exons ATGTTTTCATCAAATCGGGTCAAGGAGAATGGGGGTCCTGCACTCAAAAGAATGAAGACACGACAGAACAAGGACTCG ATGTCAATGCGGAGTGGACGGAAGAAAGAGACTCCAGGGCCCCGAGAGGAGCTCAGGTCACGGGGTCGAGCTTCCCCAGGGGGCGTCAGCACCTCTAGCAGCGATGGCAAAGCTGAGAAATCCCGGCAAGCAACGAAG AAAGGCCGGGTGGAGGAATCCTGCACACCCAAGGGCAGCAAGCAAGGCCAAACAGAAGAAATCTCAGAGAGTGAAGGAGAGGACACCAACGctcccaaaaaacccaaaaccgaG GAGCTACCCTGCCCTCCATCCCCATCTGATGTTGACAGCCTTGATGGCCACAGCTTCAATGATGAGATGAGCAGTGACCCACGGGACATTGACCAGGATAACAGGAGCACCTCACCCAGTGTCTACAGCCCGGGCAGTGTGGAGAATGACTCCGACTCCTCCTCTGTGCTGTCCCAGGGGCCGTCTCACTCCTACCACCACCCTCCGCTCTTCCCCCAGAGCCCGCCAGTAGCTCCCCCTCCCGACAGCCTGGCGCGGCCCCCTGAGCCCAACTTTGGGCTCCCAGGCGAGGTGCACCCTCAGGGACCTCCGGCAGGGAGCTACCACTcccagctggagggacaggCCTCCCGAATTTTCCAGCCTCAAGCCCCACAGAcacctgcctcctcctcctctgctgttgctgtccctcctgctcccccttcctcttcctcctcctcctcctcttcctcctcttcctcctcctcctcctccacccacGCTCCTCTTTACCCTACGGCCAATATGGTCCAGGTTGGGGCGAAAATTGCCAGCGGAGTGGGGGGGCTCCCAGCACCAGGAGGTCGTGAGCAGACCCTCAGCACCAAGCACAATCCACCACCCACAACCCCCATCTCGCTCGCATCGGTGGTAGGGGGGCTCCCCCCACAAAAGACACCCCCAGCTAACCCACCGGCCGCTCCCCCAGCTTcagctccttcctttccccatgTCTCTGCCAACCTGCCTCCCCCCCCGGCCCTGCGCCCGCTCAACAACACGGTGGCTGCCTCTAGCTCCCCAGGGATGGTGGGGCAGGCCCTCAGCGGCCACCTTCCCTCACCtcatgggatggggcaggacaAAGCACCGGCCCTGGCCCCCTCCCGCTACCCCTATGCCCCACCTCCGCTGCCACCCTCCAGCTCCTCGGCCCAGTACCCCCAGCCCTCGCCAACCCAGCCCCTACCCAGTTATAGCGCATCATACGGCCACTCCTTCCCACCCCCCAGCAGCCTCTCTGTGTCCAGCCAGCCCCCAAAGTACACCCAGCCCTCGCTGCCCTCGCAGCCCGTCTGGAGCCAGGGACCACCCCCTTACAGCCGTCCCTTGGGCAATGCCGGCTCCCATCCCGCTGCCCCCTTCCCCGGTCAGCCCCCTCATCACCAGCAGCCCCCGCAGCAGCACCACCACGGCCATGGAAGTAGCAGCGGAGGGGTGTCCCCGGCAGCCGCGGCTCCCCCGCAGCCCCCTGGGGGTTACTCCCATAGCCTGGAGTCCAACAGCCATCACCCTTCCCACGCGGCCTATGGGCTGCGCCTCTATCCtccccacagccaggctgctTACAGCcaggctccctcagctgctgctgcagccccctcttcttctgcctcctcctcctcctcctcttcttcctcttcctcctcctctgccaccTCTTCCCAGGGAAGCTACCCCAGCATGTGCAGTCACCCCCCAGGGCAGAGTCCAGCCACCTACACCTTCCCCCCACCGCCACCCCCTTCTCCTGCCCATGGGGCTGGCCCTCCGGTCACCTCCGCGGCCACCACCCTCTCCACAGTCATCGCCACCATGGCCTCCCCCTCCACGGCCCCCTACAAGACCGTCTCTCCCCCAGTTCCCCCCTCAGCTGTCACCCCCTACGGAAAGCGGGCAGCATCCCCTGTCCCCACCTTCCAGCCCCCGGCCCCCTACAAGCCAGGATCCCCCCCAGCTTCCTCGGCGGCCACTTTCCGGGCAGCCACTCCTCCTGGCTACCGGGTGGCCTCTTCCCCTGTGGCAGGGGGCTACAAAGCATCCTCgcctgctccctcctcccagccacCCCTGCCAGGGAGCAtggctgctccagctcccccaccacccccactcCCCCTCAGTGCTGCACAGATCAAGCAGGAGCCTTTGGAGGAGTATGAGCCCCCTGAGAGCCCTGTGCCACCTGCTCGCAGCCCCTCGCCTGCCCCCAAGGTGGTGGATGTGCCGAGCCATGCCAGCCAGTCAGCCAG ATTCAACAAACACCTAGACCGTGGCTTCAACTCCTGCTCCCGCACGGATCTGTACTTTGTGCCCCTCGATGGCTCTAAGCTGGCCAAGAAAAGAGCAGACTTGGTGGAGAAAGTGCGGCGAGAGGCTGAACAGAAGGCGCGGGAAGAGAAGGAGCGGGAACGGGAGCGGGAGCGAGAGAAGGAGCGGGAGCGGGAGAAGGAGCGGGAGCTGGAGAGGAGTGTG AAGATGGCCCAGGAAGGCCGGCCGGTTGAGTGCTCGTCCCTCGGGCCGGTTCCCCACCGCCCCTCCTTTGAGCAGGGCAGTGCGGTAGCAACCGTCCCGCCATACCTGGGCCCTGACACGCCGGCTCTACGCACCCTCAGCGAATACGCACGGCCCCACGTCATGTCTCCCAGCAACCGCAACCACCCTTTCTATGTGCCACTGGGCGCCGTGGACCCCAGCTTGCTGGGGTACAACGTGCCAGCCATCTACAGCAGCGATCCGGCAACGCGGGAGAGAGAGCTGAGGGAGCGGGAAGCCCGTGAGCGAGACCTGAGGGACCGGGATCTGCGTGAGCGTCTGAAGCCCGGCTTCGAAGTCAAGCCGGCTGAGTTGGAGCAGCTCCACGCCGTGCCGACTGCCGCCATGGATCCCTTCCCACGCCACGGCGGGTTGAGTCTGCAGACGGCCCCTGGCCTTCATCCCGCTTTTCCTTTCCACCCAGGGCTGGGCCACTTGGAGCGGGAGAGGCTGGCGCTGGCAGCCGGCCCAACCCTTCGTCCTGACATGTCCTATGCCGAGCGCTTGGCGGCTGAGCGCCAGCACGCCGAGCGGGTGGCTGCTCTCAGCAACGACCCTCTGGCCCGGCTGCAGATGCTTAACGTGACGCCTCATCATCATCAGCATTCCCACATCCACTCCCACCTCCATCTCCACCAGCAGGATGCTATACACGCGG cctcagcctctgtTCACCCTCTTATTGACCCACTTGCCTCGGGATCACATCTCACTCGGATACCATACCCAGCTGGAACCATCCCCAACCCACTCCTGCCTCACCCGCTACATGAGAATGAAGTGTTGCGCCATCAGCTTTTCG ctgcacccTACAGGGACCTGCCGGGCTCTCTGTCAGCACCCATGTCGGCAGCACATCAGCTGCAGGCCATGCACGCACAGTCAGCTGAGCTGCAGCGCCTggctctggagcagcagcagtggctgcatGCCCACCACCCCCTGCACGGCGTGCCGCTCCCCACGCAGGAGGACTACTACAG CCACCTGAAGAAAGAAAGCGACAAACCCCTTTAA